The Pseudoalteromonas sp. GCY genome includes the window TAGCTTTTTAATTCACCGCCATATTCACAGCCATCACTAACAGCAGCACCGCAAATACTTTTTTAATCGTGGCAACAGGCAAGTGATGCGTGGCTTTAGCCCCCATTGGAGCGGTAAACCAAGACGTGCACACAATCCCTAACAGGGCTGGCAAATACACAAATCCGGCGAAACCATCCGAAAGTGCAAAGTGCGCACTGCCCGAGCTAATGTAGCCAACGGAACCAAAAAGCGCGATAACAATGCCACATGCAGAAGCGCATCCTATGGCCTTTTTCATATCAAGAGAGAAAAACGTCAACAGCGGTACCAAAAGCGCTCCACCGCCAATGCCTATCATGGCGGATAAACCACCAGTGATCGTCGTTAATACCGTGAGTATGCCTTTATTCGGCAACTGCCTTTGGGTTGTGCTCTCATTTTTGCTGCTATAAAACATTTTAATTGCTATCAATACCACGCTTACTGCAAATACGATGCGCACTGCGTTTTCGGGTAATAGCGCTGCCAAAAAACCACTGATAAGCGCGCCTAGTGCAACGCCCGTCATTATCCACGGCGCTAAATCCCACGGTACATTGCCATTTTTATGATGCGCGATTGCCGATGAGGTAGAAGTAAATAAAATGGATGCCAGCGATGTCGCTACGGCGGCTATGACCACTTGCTCCGGTGGTAACACGTTAAAGTACAGTAAAATACTGCTAAGCACCGGAACAATAACCAGCCCACCGCCAATACCTAACAACCCGGCTAAAAAACCGACAACACTACCGAGTAGTGCACAATACACAAACAACAATATCAACTCACTCATTCCACTTATCTCTTCTTTTAATTGAGGCGCTATCACCTAAGTGAGCAATATGGGCGTTGCTTTCAGCCTTTGTGCCACCTAAG containing:
- a CDS encoding sulfite exporter TauE/SafE family protein, translated to MSELILLFVYCALLGSVVGFLAGLLGIGGGLVIVPVLSSILLYFNVLPPEQVVIAAVATSLASILFTSTSSAIAHHKNGNVPWDLAPWIMTGVALGALISGFLAALLPENAVRIVFAVSVVLIAIKMFYSSKNESTTQRQLPNKGILTVLTTITGGLSAMIGIGGGALLVPLLTFFSLDMKKAIGCASACGIVIALFGSVGYISSGSAHFALSDGFAGFVYLPALLGIVCTSWFTAPMGAKATHHLPVATIKKVFAVLLLVMAVNMAVN